A single window of Flavobacterium sp. 140616W15 DNA harbors:
- a CDS encoding gluconate 5-dehydrogenase translates to MKLFDLTNKRALITGGTHGLGMAMAEGLAQAGAELVISSTTPSKLEEALAYYKSKGYKASGYIFDVTDEKIAAEQIEAIEKNQGPIHILVNNAGIIKREPAVSMLIEDFRRVIDVDLVGAFIMSQLVGRKMIERNEGKIINICSMMSELGRNSVSAYAAAKGGLKMLTKNLATEWAKHNIQVNGIGPGYFATSQTEPIRVDGNPFNEFIISRTPAGRWGDPEDLAGTAVFLASEASRFVNGQIIYVDGGILATIGKPSNE, encoded by the coding sequence ATGAAGTTATTTGATTTAACCAATAAAAGAGCGCTAATAACTGGAGGCACACATGGTCTTGGTATGGCTATGGCCGAAGGGTTGGCACAAGCAGGAGCCGAGTTAGTAATTAGCAGCACAACGCCAAGCAAATTAGAAGAAGCGCTTGCTTATTACAAAAGCAAAGGATACAAAGCATCAGGATATATTTTTGATGTAACTGATGAAAAAATTGCTGCGGAACAGATTGAAGCAATCGAGAAGAATCAAGGACCAATTCATATTTTGGTAAACAATGCCGGAATCATAAAGAGAGAACCAGCTGTAAGCATGCTAATCGAAGACTTCCGACGTGTTATAGATGTAGATTTAGTTGGAGCTTTTATTATGTCGCAATTAGTGGGACGAAAAATGATTGAGCGCAACGAAGGTAAAATCATTAATATCTGTTCCATGATGAGTGAGTTGGGTAGAAACAGTGTTTCTGCTTATGCTGCTGCGAAAGGCGGTTTAAAAATGCTTACTAAAAATTTAGCTACTGAATGGGCTAAACACAATATTCAGGTTAACGGAATTGGGCCAGGTTATTTTGCTACTTCGCAAACAGAACCTATTCGCGTAGACGGAAATCCATTTAATGAATTTATCATAAGCCGAACACCTGCGGGACGTTGGGGAGATCCTGAAGATTTAGCAGGAACGGCAGTTTTCCTAGCTTCTGAAGCTAGCCGATTTGTAAACGGTCAAATCAT